Proteins co-encoded in one Actinomadura luteofluorescens genomic window:
- a CDS encoding dihydrolipoamide acetyltransferase family protein, producing the protein MTAATRQVFRLPDLGEGLTEAEIVEWKVAAGDTVEVDQVVVEVETAKAAVEVPVPYAGTVLRLHAEAGAVLAVGEPLIEVGPAESAAAPDVRPVPDAHPDAARYREEEQAGSGNVLIGYGTGHGPGRRGRRRAGGPKAPAAAPAPVAAAPVAPAPEPRRAGAPRVISPLVRRIAREHGLDLAAVAATGPRGVILRRDVEQAIATTGTPAETPAETPVPAARPMPERIPLRGIRRAVADKLTRSRSEIPDATTWVDADATALVEAKDALRRTRPELGVGLLALLARVCVAALREFPELNSSVDADRQEIVRYGHVNLGFAAQTDRGLVVPVVRDAHLMTTAQIAAELARLTGLARSGGLPPEALTGGTFTLNNYGVFGVDGSTPIINHPEAALLGVGRVIDRPWVVDGAVVPRKMTQLSLTFDHRVCDGGAAGGFLRFVADCVENPAVLLTNL; encoded by the coding sequence GTGACCGCCGCCACCCGGCAGGTGTTCCGCCTGCCCGACCTCGGCGAGGGCCTGACCGAGGCCGAGATCGTCGAATGGAAGGTCGCCGCGGGCGACACCGTCGAGGTCGACCAGGTCGTGGTGGAGGTCGAGACCGCCAAGGCGGCCGTGGAGGTGCCCGTCCCCTACGCGGGGACCGTCCTGCGGCTGCACGCGGAGGCGGGCGCGGTCCTCGCGGTCGGCGAGCCGCTCATCGAGGTCGGCCCCGCGGAGTCGGCGGCCGCTCCGGACGTGCGGCCCGTCCCGGACGCGCATCCGGACGCGGCCCGCTACCGCGAGGAGGAGCAGGCCGGGTCCGGCAACGTCCTGATCGGCTACGGCACCGGGCACGGGCCGGGCCGGCGCGGACGGCGCCGCGCGGGCGGCCCGAAGGCCCCGGCGGCGGCCCCCGCTCCAGTGGCGGCCGCTCCGGTGGCGCCCGCGCCGGAGCCCCGCCGCGCGGGCGCCCCGCGCGTGATCTCTCCGCTGGTCCGCAGGATCGCGCGCGAGCACGGCCTCGACCTCGCCGCCGTCGCCGCCACCGGCCCGCGCGGCGTGATCCTGCGCCGCGACGTCGAGCAGGCCATCGCCACCACCGGCACGCCCGCCGAGACTCCCGCCGAGACGCCGGTGCCCGCCGCCCGTCCGATGCCCGAGCGGATCCCGCTGCGGGGGATCCGCCGAGCGGTGGCCGACAAGCTCACCCGCAGCCGCAGCGAGATCCCGGACGCGACGACCTGGGTCGACGCCGACGCCACCGCCCTCGTCGAGGCCAAGGACGCGCTCCGGCGGACCCGGCCCGAACTCGGCGTCGGGCTGCTGGCCCTGCTGGCCCGCGTCTGCGTGGCCGCTCTGCGGGAGTTCCCCGAGCTGAACTCCTCGGTCGACGCCGACCGGCAGGAGATCGTCCGGTACGGGCACGTCAACCTCGGCTTCGCCGCGCAGACCGACCGCGGCCTGGTCGTGCCCGTGGTGCGGGACGCGCACCTGATGACGACCGCGCAGATCGCCGCGGAGCTGGCCAGGCTCACCGGCCTCGCGCGCTCGGGCGGGCTGCCGCCGGAGGCGCTGACCGGCGGCACGTTCACCCTCAACAACTACGGCGTGTTCGGCGTGGACGGCTCCACCCCGATCATCAACCATCCCGAGGCGGCGCTGCTCGGCGTGGGCCGCGTCATCGACCGTCCCTGGGTCGTGGACGGCGCGGTCGTGCCGCGCAAGATGACCCAGCTCTCGCTGACGTTCGACCACCGGGTCTGCGACGGCGGCGCGGCGGGCGGGTTCCTGCGGTTCGTGGCCGACTGCGTGGAGAACCCCGCCGTCCTGCTCACGAATCTGTGA
- the pqqE gene encoding pyrroloquinoline quinone biosynthesis protein PqqE: MTGAPAPWALLAELTHACPLHCPYCSNPLELVRRDAELGTADWARVFAEAAGIGVVHAHLSGGEPLLRRDLPEITRAAHRAGVHTQLVTSGLGLTAPRLDGLVRAGLDGVQLSVQDARRVPSDLIAGRTSFRAKERAAGVIAAAGLPFGLNVVLHRHNLDRLPEILDLAAAWGADRIELANTQFYGWALRNRAALLPARDQLDRARAVVAERRKRPGPEIVWVLPDYYEGVPKPCMGGWGARSITVGPDGTALPCPAAYALPDLEPPNVRDHPLGWIWADSPAFNAYRGTGWMTGPCRECPRRDTDFGGCRCQAHALTGDAARTDPACSLSPDHHLVRDLADAAGDGPGGDFAYRRPPPAVTDS; encoded by the coding sequence ATGACCGGTGCGCCCGCCCCCTGGGCCCTCCTCGCCGAGCTCACCCACGCCTGCCCGCTGCACTGCCCCTACTGCTCCAACCCCCTCGAACTCGTCCGGCGGGACGCCGAACTCGGCACCGCCGACTGGGCCCGCGTCTTCGCCGAGGCGGCCGGCATCGGGGTCGTCCACGCGCACCTGTCCGGCGGCGAGCCGCTGCTGCGCCGCGACCTCCCGGAGATCACCCGGGCCGCGCACCGCGCGGGCGTGCACACCCAGCTCGTCACGAGCGGTCTCGGCCTGACCGCGCCCCGCCTGGACGGCCTGGTCCGCGCCGGGCTGGACGGCGTGCAGCTCTCCGTCCAGGACGCGCGCCGGGTGCCGTCCGACCTCATCGCCGGGCGGACGTCCTTCCGGGCCAAGGAACGCGCCGCCGGGGTCATCGCCGCCGCCGGGCTCCCGTTCGGGCTGAACGTCGTCCTGCACCGGCACAACCTCGACCGCCTCCCCGAGATCCTCGACCTCGCGGCCGCCTGGGGCGCCGACCGGATCGAGCTGGCCAACACCCAGTTCTACGGGTGGGCGCTGCGCAACCGCGCGGCGCTGCTGCCCGCGCGCGACCAGCTCGACCGGGCCAGGGCCGTCGTCGCCGAGCGGCGGAAACGGCCCGGCCCCGAGATCGTCTGGGTGCTGCCGGACTACTACGAGGGCGTCCCGAAACCCTGCATGGGCGGATGGGGCGCGCGTTCCATCACGGTCGGCCCGGACGGCACCGCGCTGCCGTGCCCGGCCGCGTACGCCCTGCCGGACCTGGAACCGCCGAACGTCCGCGACCACCCGCTGGGGTGGATCTGGGCGGACTCGCCCGCCTTCAACGCCTATCGGGGGACCGGCTGGATGACCGGCCCGTGCCGGGAATGCCCCCGCCGCGACACCGACTTCGGCGGCTGCCGCTGCCAGGCGCACGCCCTCACCGGGGACGCCGCCCGCACCGACCCCGCCTGCTCGCTCTCACCCGACCACCACCTGGTGCGCGACCTGGCCGACGCCGCCGGCGACGGGCCCGGGGGCGACTTCGCCTACCGGCGTCCGCCGCCCGCCGTCACAGATTCGTGA
- the pqqB gene encoding pyrroloquinoline quinone biosynthesis protein PqqB has translation MRLRILGTAAGGGVPQWNCGCTGCAAARARPALRRRHACVAVEAGGGRWLLVNATPDVAAQIEAAAELRPDPGSRRSPVAGVALTDAELDHVLGLPVLREAPSLHIFATAAVRHALSRGLRLDDVLAPYAGVTWSELAEGEPAVFGTLEVRAVRVSGKRPRYAADLDAPGDAWSAALRVTDRRDGGTVAYAPCLAAWPSSLDDALTGADCVFLDGTFWDDEEPRRSGCSDRTATGMGHLPITATRGPFAELPAAHRLYTHLNNTNPLVDPNADGHRALAALGIEVAAEGAVIDL, from the coding sequence ATGCGGTTGCGGATTCTCGGCACCGCGGCGGGCGGCGGCGTTCCCCAGTGGAACTGCGGATGCACCGGGTGCGCCGCCGCCCGCGCCCGCCCCGCGCTGCGCCGCCGGCACGCCTGCGTCGCGGTCGAGGCCGGCGGCGGGCGGTGGCTCCTGGTCAACGCGACGCCCGACGTCGCCGCCCAGATCGAGGCCGCCGCCGAGCTGCGCCCGGACCCGGGGTCGCGGCGCAGCCCGGTGGCGGGCGTGGCCCTCACCGACGCCGAGCTCGACCACGTCCTCGGGCTGCCCGTTCTGCGGGAGGCGCCGAGCCTGCACATCTTCGCCACCGCCGCGGTTCGGCACGCCCTCTCCCGCGGCCTCCGCCTGGACGACGTCCTCGCCCCCTATGCGGGCGTCACGTGGTCGGAGCTCGCGGAGGGGGAGCCCGCCGTCTTCGGCACGCTGGAGGTGCGGGCCGTCCGCGTCTCGGGGAAGCGGCCCCGCTACGCCGCGGACCTCGACGCCCCCGGCGACGCGTGGTCGGCGGCGCTGCGCGTCACCGACCGCCGGGACGGCGGGACCGTCGCCTACGCGCCCTGCCTGGCCGCCTGGCCCTCCTCGCTCGACGACGCGCTGACCGGGGCGGACTGCGTGTTCCTCGACGGCACCTTCTGGGACGACGAGGAGCCCCGGCGCTCCGGCTGCTCCGACCGGACCGCCACGGGAATGGGGCACCTGCCCATCACCGCCACGCGCGGGCCGTTCGCCGAGCTGCCCGCCGCGCACCGCCTCTACACCCACCTGAACAACACCAACCCGCTGGTCGACCCGAACGCGGACGGGCACCGCGCGCTGGCCGCCCTCGGCATCGAGGTCGCCGCGGAGGGCGCGGTGATCGACCTGTGA
- a CDS encoding SMP-30/gluconolactonase/LRE family protein: MSRIQRSTAAAVAGLAVAALTVSAAPASLAAGARAAAAPAAASRISTAYVLPGDRVYPEGIAADPRTGTMYAGSFKDGTVYRMRPGRRTAEVFLPAGADGRHTANGLKTDRAGRLWVIDSSSGVAVYDARSRALLARFAVPGDGARFVNDLAVAPDGGVYLTDSSRAVVYQVTPRDLEAARGGTGTLTLRFDLSDVLEPHEPADFTLNGIVADPTGRFLLTDDMLGGDLYRLDLATGAIRKVALSGGDMRNADGLELQDGRLWTADNVDNALTRWRVAPDGTRARLERTLADPSLQVPTTLVRRHGTLYVVRSQFDKGGPLGDGIPEIPFTVAAVRGL; this comes from the coding sequence ATGTCGCGCATCCAGCGCTCCACCGCGGCGGCCGTGGCGGGCCTCGCCGTCGCCGCCCTCACCGTTTCCGCGGCGCCCGCGTCCCTGGCGGCCGGCGCGCGCGCCGCCGCGGCCCCGGCGGCCGCGTCGCGGATCTCCACGGCCTACGTGCTGCCGGGCGACCGCGTGTATCCCGAGGGCATCGCCGCGGATCCGCGCACCGGCACGATGTACGCCGGGTCCTTTAAGGACGGCACGGTCTACCGCATGCGTCCGGGCCGCCGCACGGCCGAGGTGTTCCTGCCCGCCGGCGCCGACGGCCGCCACACCGCCAACGGGCTCAAGACCGACCGGGCCGGGCGGCTGTGGGTGATCGACTCCTCGTCCGGCGTGGCGGTCTACGACGCCCGCAGCCGCGCCCTGCTGGCGCGTTTCGCCGTCCCCGGCGACGGCGCCCGGTTCGTCAACGACCTCGCCGTCGCCCCCGACGGCGGCGTCTACCTGACGGACAGCTCCCGCGCCGTCGTCTACCAGGTCACGCCGCGGGACCTGGAGGCGGCCCGGGGCGGGACGGGGACGCTCACGCTCCGGTTCGACCTGAGCGACGTCCTCGAACCGCACGAGCCGGCCGACTTCACGCTCAACGGGATCGTCGCCGACCCCACCGGACGGTTCCTGCTGACCGACGACATGCTCGGCGGCGACCTCTACAGGCTGGACCTCGCCACCGGCGCCATCCGCAAGGTCGCTCTGAGCGGCGGTGACATGCGCAACGCGGACGGTCTGGAACTCCAGGACGGGCGCCTCTGGACGGCCGACAACGTCGACAACGCCCTCACCCGCTGGCGAGTCGCGCCCGACGGGACGCGCGCCCGCCTCGAGCGCACGCTGGCGGACCCGTCCCTCCAGGTCCCGACGACGCTCGTCCGCCGCCACGGGACGCTCTACGTGGTCCGCTCGCAGTTCGACAAGGGCGGCCCGCTCGGCGACGGCATCCCGGAGATCCCCTTCACCGTCGCCGCCGTCCGGGGCCTCTGA
- a CDS encoding MarR family winged helix-turn-helix transcriptional regulator, with protein MTSLPASERLGSHLKRAEQALNGAKQAALKPSGLTVPQYAALLHLDDNPGMSAAALARKCAVTPPTMNTVLKNLQERGLIERTPHEWHRNILETRITAEGAAVLESADARAVRVERGLAAEFTDAERQTLIDLLGRCVGFLEAARSAPGG; from the coding sequence ATGACCTCGTTGCCCGCCTCTGAGCGCCTCGGCTCGCACCTCAAGCGCGCCGAGCAGGCGCTCAACGGCGCCAAGCAGGCGGCGCTGAAGCCGAGCGGGCTCACGGTCCCGCAGTACGCGGCCCTGCTGCACCTCGACGACAACCCGGGCATGTCGGCCGCCGCGCTGGCCCGCAAGTGCGCGGTCACCCCGCCGACGATGAACACCGTCCTGAAGAACCTCCAGGAGCGCGGGCTGATCGAGCGCACCCCGCACGAGTGGCACCGCAACATCCTGGAGACGCGGATCACCGCCGAGGGCGCGGCCGTCCTGGAGAGCGCCGACGCCCGCGCGGTCAGGGTCGAGCGCGGGCTCGCCGCCGAGTTCACCGACGCCGAGCGGCAGACGCTGATCGATCTGCTGGGCCGGTGCGTCGGCTTCCTGGAAGCCGCCCGGTCCGCGCCCGGCGGCTGA
- the pqqD gene encoding pyrroloquinoline quinone biosynthesis peptide chaperone PqqD, with product MPADGAEGEWRPALARSVVLRHDAVRGADLLLMPERAVRLSATGGSVLRLCDGRRTVADIIAALGESFPDAPLADDVPEFLDRVRAEGWLR from the coding sequence ATGCCGGCTGACGGGGCGGAGGGGGAGTGGCGGCCCGCCCTCGCGCGCTCCGTCGTCCTCAGGCACGACGCGGTCCGCGGCGCCGACCTGCTGCTCATGCCCGAGCGGGCGGTGCGGCTCAGCGCGACCGGCGGAAGCGTCCTGCGGCTCTGCGACGGCCGCCGGACGGTCGCGGACATCATCGCCGCGCTGGGGGAGAGCTTCCCGGACGCGCCGCTGGCCGACGACGTCCCCGAGTTCCTCGACCGCGTGCGGGCGGAAGGATGGCTGCGATGA
- the pqqA gene encoding pyrroloquinoline quinone precursor peptide PqqA: protein MTGSQDRAALWVRPDYEIIETSLEVTAYFTAES, encoded by the coding sequence ATGACCGGCTCCCAGGACCGGGCGGCCCTCTGGGTCAGGCCCGACTACGAGATCATCGAGACCTCGCTGGAGGTCACGGCGTATTTCACCGCCGAAAGCTGA
- a CDS encoding alpha-ketoacid dehydrogenase subunit beta, producing MAATTMAQALNAALRDALAEDERVLVFGEDVGPLGGVFRITDGLTRDFGEDRCFDTPLAEAGIVGLAVGMAMGGFRPVVEMQFDAFAYPAFEQIASHVAKFRNRTRGRLSLPMVIRIPYAGGIGGVEHHCDSSEAYYAHTPGLKVVTPATADDAYWLLRDAVTDPDPVIFMEPKRLYWAKGDITRENRRAAGFGRAVVRREGRDATLVAYGPSVPVALEAAEAAAREGRDLEVVDLRTIVPFDDGTVAASVRKTGRCVVVQEAQGFAGVGAEIAARVQERCFHSLAAPVLRVSGFDIPYPPPKLEHSHLPDADRVLDAVDRLQFDDVPDVLHLDREAS from the coding sequence ATGGCCGCGACGACGATGGCGCAGGCGCTGAACGCCGCGCTGCGGGACGCGCTGGCCGAGGACGAGCGGGTGCTGGTCTTCGGCGAGGACGTGGGGCCGCTCGGCGGGGTCTTCCGCATCACCGACGGGCTGACCCGCGACTTCGGCGAGGACCGCTGCTTCGACACCCCGCTCGCCGAGGCGGGGATCGTCGGCCTGGCCGTGGGCATGGCGATGGGCGGCTTCCGCCCCGTGGTGGAGATGCAGTTCGACGCCTTCGCCTACCCGGCCTTCGAGCAGATCGCCTCGCACGTGGCCAAGTTCCGCAACCGCACCCGCGGCCGCCTGTCGCTGCCGATGGTGATCCGCATCCCCTACGCGGGCGGCATCGGCGGCGTCGAGCACCACTGCGACTCCAGCGAGGCCTACTACGCGCACACGCCGGGCCTGAAGGTCGTCACGCCCGCCACCGCCGACGACGCGTACTGGCTGCTGCGCGACGCCGTCACCGACCCGGACCCGGTCATCTTCATGGAGCCCAAGCGGCTGTACTGGGCCAAGGGCGACATCACCCGCGAGAACCGGCGCGCCGCCGGGTTCGGGCGGGCCGTGGTGCGCCGCGAGGGGCGGGACGCGACGCTCGTCGCCTACGGGCCGAGCGTCCCGGTGGCGCTGGAGGCCGCCGAGGCCGCCGCGCGGGAGGGACGCGACCTGGAGGTGGTGGACCTGCGCACCATCGTCCCGTTCGACGACGGGACGGTGGCCGCCTCGGTGCGCAAGACGGGCCGCTGCGTGGTCGTCCAGGAGGCGCAGGGCTTCGCGGGCGTCGGCGCGGAGATCGCGGCCCGCGTGCAGGAGCGCTGCTTCCACTCGCTGGCCGCGCCCGTGCTGCGCGTCTCCGGGTTCGACATCCCCTACCCGCCGCCGAAGCTGGAGCACTCGCACCTGCCGGACGCCGACCGCGTCCTGGACGCCGTCGACCGGCTCCAGTTCGACGACGTCCCCGACGTCCTGCACCTGGACAGGGAGGCCTCGTGA
- a CDS encoding AAA family ATPase — MRLHRLEIAAFGPFSGTEVIDFDALSDAGLFLIQGRTGAGKTSILDAVCFALYGQVPGVRNAVKGLRSDHAPPGAGPRVVLETTIRGRRLRVSRSPAWERPKLRGSGTTTEHAKVVVEEFEHGGWVGLTTRLDEAGDLVTRMLGMTAVQFCQVAMLPQGEFAGFLRAGADERRKVLERLFAAEVYAQVEKWLAERRAATGREAAGLGARAVSIADRICETTGAAPPREPRPAVPAPRRGEPAVEPFAEVEALPAWAAELAGGQEDVRAVVEELRAGAAATLRAAREELEEARALAGRRRRHAEALARRDALAGRAEEKSRLASRLDAAARADRVVPLVRDVQARHGEAGRARRWAEETRSRAAALLPPKAPQDVLAKAERDRRDEVAGLEGRRAAAARLRQAGREREALAGELLRLEPEDARIRAALAELPALVEARRAELDEARVAAAGRSGAAADVRDAGRRLDAAQRRDQVELRLAEAEARYRTAVDAAQDARQAVLDLRQARLDGMAAVLAEELADGEPCRVCGSTEHPAPVTSLALIPTEEQVEEAQSGADAAQDAREQAGTRVGELRTERDELLEIAGEADADALVAELAEAQAALEAAQARAAEAERLEQALHRDEQELDRVRSAQEETSRALTEIRTHDRELAAEQARLSAELDEALGGDPTLEARIARLAGEADLIAAAVEAARAYGRAAEELSAARAKAGQEAGEQGFRTPEEVLEAELPDEEQGVLRDRIRRLDDEEAEVRALLGDPELVAAAAAPAPDLPALEAAAAAADAAHTGAANAADRARHRCERLAELRVDLAAAVGAWRPAAGRHEVAERLAGLASGKHPANRHDMSLSAYVLGARLRQVVAAANERLDRMSGGRYALVHTVEKAAGDRARGAGGLGLRVADSWTGLERDPVTLSGGESFITSLALALGLADVVTAEAGGTEIGTLFVDEGFGTLDEETLDEVMDVLDGLRDGGRAVGIVSHVAELRARIPAQLRVTKDRAGSTAAVVV, encoded by the coding sequence GTGAGGCTGCACCGGCTGGAGATCGCGGCGTTCGGGCCCTTCTCGGGGACCGAGGTCATCGACTTCGACGCGCTGTCCGACGCCGGGCTGTTCCTCATCCAGGGCCGCACGGGCGCGGGCAAGACGAGCATCCTCGACGCGGTGTGCTTCGCGCTCTACGGGCAGGTGCCCGGCGTCCGCAACGCGGTGAAGGGGCTGCGCAGCGACCACGCGCCGCCCGGCGCCGGGCCGCGCGTGGTGCTGGAGACGACCATCCGGGGCCGCCGCCTGCGCGTCTCGCGCTCGCCCGCCTGGGAGCGGCCGAAGCTGCGCGGGTCCGGGACGACGACCGAGCACGCCAAGGTCGTCGTCGAGGAGTTCGAGCACGGCGGCTGGGTGGGGCTCACCACGCGGCTCGACGAGGCGGGCGACCTCGTGACGCGGATGCTCGGCATGACCGCCGTCCAGTTCTGCCAGGTGGCGATGCTGCCGCAGGGGGAGTTCGCCGGGTTCCTGCGCGCCGGCGCCGACGAGCGCCGCAAGGTCCTGGAGCGGCTGTTCGCCGCCGAGGTGTACGCGCAGGTCGAGAAGTGGCTCGCCGAGCGGCGCGCCGCGACGGGCCGGGAGGCCGCCGGGCTCGGGGCGCGGGCGGTCTCGATCGCCGACCGGATCTGCGAGACGACCGGCGCCGCGCCGCCCCGCGAGCCCCGCCCGGCCGTCCCGGCGCCGCGCCGGGGGGAGCCGGCCGTGGAGCCGTTCGCCGAGGTGGAGGCGCTGCCCGCGTGGGCCGCCGAGCTCGCGGGCGGCCAGGAGGACGTCCGCGCGGTCGTCGAGGAGCTGCGCGCGGGCGCGGCGGCGACGCTGCGCGCGGCGCGCGAGGAGCTGGAGGAGGCGCGGGCGCTCGCCGGCCGGCGGCGCCGCCACGCCGAGGCGCTCGCCAGGCGCGACGCGCTGGCCGGGCGCGCGGAGGAGAAGTCGCGGCTGGCCTCGCGGCTCGACGCCGCCGCCCGCGCCGACCGGGTCGTCCCGCTCGTCAGGGACGTCCAGGCCCGGCACGGGGAGGCGGGCCGCGCCCGCCGCTGGGCCGAGGAGACCCGGTCCCGGGCCGCCGCGCTGCTGCCGCCGAAGGCGCCGCAGGACGTCCTCGCCAAGGCCGAGCGCGACCGCCGCGACGAGGTCGCGGGCCTGGAGGGACGCAGGGCCGCCGCCGCCCGGCTCCGGCAGGCCGGCCGCGAGCGGGAGGCGCTGGCCGGGGAGCTGCTGCGGCTGGAGCCGGAGGACGCGCGGATCCGCGCCGCGCTCGCCGAGCTTCCCGCGCTCGTGGAGGCGCGCCGCGCCGAGCTCGACGAGGCCAGGGTCGCCGCCGCCGGGCGCTCGGGCGCCGCGGCGGACGTCCGCGACGCCGGGCGCCGCCTCGACGCCGCGCAGCGCCGCGACCAGGTCGAGCTCCGGCTCGCCGAGGCGGAGGCCCGGTACCGGACCGCGGTCGACGCGGCCCAGGACGCCCGGCAGGCCGTCCTCGACCTGCGGCAGGCGCGGCTGGACGGCATGGCCGCCGTCCTCGCCGAGGAGCTGGCGGACGGCGAGCCCTGCCGGGTCTGCGGCTCCACCGAGCACCCGGCCCCGGTCACCTCGCTCGCGCTGATCCCGACCGAGGAGCAGGTGGAGGAGGCGCAGTCCGGGGCCGACGCCGCCCAGGACGCCCGGGAGCAGGCCGGCACCAGGGTCGGGGAGCTGCGCACCGAGCGCGACGAGCTGCTGGAGATCGCCGGCGAGGCCGACGCGGACGCCCTCGTCGCCGAGCTCGCCGAGGCGCAGGCGGCGCTGGAGGCCGCGCAGGCCCGCGCGGCGGAGGCCGAGCGCCTGGAGCAGGCGCTCCACCGCGACGAGCAGGAGCTCGACCGGGTCCGCTCCGCGCAGGAGGAGACGTCCCGCGCCCTCACCGAGATCCGCACGCACGACCGGGAGCTGGCCGCCGAGCAGGCCCGGCTGTCCGCCGAGCTCGACGAGGCCCTCGGCGGCGACCCGACGCTGGAGGCCCGCATCGCCCGGCTCGCCGGCGAGGCCGACCTGATCGCCGCGGCGGTCGAGGCGGCCCGCGCGTACGGGCGCGCCGCCGAGGAGCTGTCCGCCGCCCGCGCGAAGGCCGGGCAGGAGGCCGGGGAGCAGGGGTTCCGGACGCCGGAGGAGGTCCTCGAAGCCGAGCTTCCGGACGAGGAGCAGGGCGTCCTGCGCGACCGGATTCGCAGGCTCGACGACGAGGAGGCCGAGGTCCGCGCCCTGCTCGGCGACCCGGAGCTGGTCGCGGCCGCCGCCGCGCCCGCACCCGACCTGCCCGCCCTGGAGGCGGCGGCGGCCGCCGCGGACGCGGCGCACACCGGGGCCGCGAACGCCGCCGACCGCGCGCGGCACCGCTGCGAGCGCCTCGCCGAGCTGCGCGTGGACCTCGCCGCCGCCGTCGGCGCGTGGCGTCCCGCCGCCGGGCGGCACGAGGTCGCCGAGCGCCTGGCGGGGCTCGCCTCGGGCAAGCACCCCGCGAACCGGCACGACATGTCGCTGTCGGCGTACGTGCTGGGCGCCCGCCTCCGCCAGGTCGTCGCCGCCGCGAACGAGCGGTTGGACCGCATGTCCGGGGGCCGCTACGCCCTCGTGCACACCGTCGAGAAGGCGGCGGGCGACCGTGCCAGGGGGGCCGGGGGGCTCGGCCTGCGCGTCGCCGACTCCTGGACGGGCCTGGAGCGCGACCCGGTCACCCTGTCGGGCGGCGAGTCGTTCATCACCTCGCTGGCGCTGGCCCTCGGCCTCGCCGACGTCGTCACCGCCGAGGCGGGCGGCACCGAGATCGGCACCCTGTTCGTCGACGAGGGGTTCGGCACGCTCGACGAGGAGACCCTCGACGAGGTCATGGACGTCCTGGACGGCCTGCGCGACGGCGGCCGGGCGGTCGGCATCGTCAGCCACGTCGCCGAGCTGCGCGCCCGCATCCCCGCGCAGCTCCGCGTCACCAAGGACCGCGCGGGCTCCACCGCCGCGGTCGTCGTCTGA
- the pqqC gene encoding pyrroloquinoline-quinone synthase PqqC, with translation MNLEDRLRALAAERYHHRHPFNVRMHEGLLSPAELRRWVLNRFHYQRGIPVKDAYVLAKLGSRDLRRSWIRRIHDHDGRPGEDGGIERWLRLGEAAGLDRSALLSGEGVLPGVRFAVDAYVGFCRDGTRLEAVASSLTELFAPELMATRIDAWERHYPWVEPEGLRYFRARVSQGRRDSAEALALVRQWARTPGDEERVLAALAFKCDVLWSLLDAVEHASAAEEPSDAG, from the coding sequence GTGAACCTCGAAGACCGGCTGCGCGCGCTCGCGGCCGAGCGCTACCACCACCGGCACCCGTTCAACGTCCGCATGCACGAGGGCCTGCTCTCCCCGGCCGAGCTGCGCCGCTGGGTGCTCAACCGGTTCCACTACCAGCGCGGCATCCCCGTGAAGGACGCGTACGTCCTCGCCAAGCTCGGCAGCCGCGACCTGCGGCGGAGCTGGATCCGCCGCATCCACGACCACGACGGCCGTCCCGGGGAGGACGGCGGGATCGAGCGGTGGCTGCGCCTCGGAGAGGCCGCCGGCCTGGACCGGTCGGCGCTGCTGTCGGGCGAGGGCGTCCTGCCGGGCGTGCGGTTCGCGGTCGACGCCTACGTGGGCTTCTGCCGCGACGGCACGCGCCTGGAGGCCGTCGCGTCCTCGCTGACCGAGCTGTTCGCGCCCGAGCTGATGGCGACCAGGATCGACGCCTGGGAGCGCCACTACCCCTGGGTCGAGCCCGAGGGGCTGCGCTACTTCCGCGCGCGGGTGTCGCAGGGGCGTCGCGACTCCGCCGAGGCGCTCGCCCTCGTCCGGCAATGGGCGCGTACTCCCGGCGACGAGGAGAGGGTGCTGGCCGCGCTCGCCTTCAAGTGCGACGTCCTCTGGTCGCTGCTGGACGCGGTCGAGCACGCGTCCGCCGCAGAGGAGCCCTCCGATGCCGGCTGA
- a CDS encoding PH domain-containing protein, whose product MGDGVQHDRSGQLKQIESGLLPGEQIIAVYDAVGAGTGFIGLTDRRVIIQDRSFAGKKYAITSVPYSRVTSVSVVSNKSWAGSYFSTGSIAINVGTHTYEVEFRGADKSHHVHNVILQYISG is encoded by the coding sequence ATGGGCGACGGGGTCCAGCACGACAGGTCGGGCCAGCTCAAGCAGATCGAGAGCGGGCTGCTGCCCGGCGAGCAGATCATCGCCGTCTACGACGCGGTCGGCGCCGGCACCGGGTTCATCGGGCTCACCGACCGCCGGGTGATCATCCAGGACCGCAGCTTCGCCGGCAAGAAGTACGCGATCACCAGCGTGCCCTACTCCCGGGTCACCTCCGTGAGCGTGGTCAGCAACAAGTCGTGGGCCGGGTCCTACTTCTCCACCGGCTCGATCGCGATCAACGTCGGCACGCACACCTACGAGGTCGAGTTCCGCGGCGCCGACAAGAGCCACCACGTGCACAACGTGATCCTGCAGTACATCTCCGGCTGA